One genomic window of Halolamina sediminis includes the following:
- a CDS encoding CapA family protein translates to MHNTYFALPAIAGRLRRRELLGVAGCTLFGLAGCSGRLRTAVSGGDGSTTATGTVYDDDGVSNVAVVAYRDGEPVGRTVTAEDGSYEIRLDGGPAWMEFTREGYSSVTRAVAPGSTVDVRLRRKDGSVSMVFGGDVMFGRRYYRQNTDPLQSHYQLHGSDRRDSHGRLLGSVEPIFRGADVTSVNLETPLTTAPWRHPSKAYVFTSHPVAAASMADAGVDYAALANTHAFDALTPGLEETIDALDTAGIAHSGAGFDPAAAAEPAFLDRGNLTIGFVSATTTAGQQYERDWAAEQSEETYTVQQEGETLTVPDDAGVLRGTDESVRDSVRVATERADVVVTQIHGGEEYQRTPTAEIRALTDAAIDAGSDLVVNHHPHVSGGFETRGGALVAWSLGNLFFDQNLWTTYRSLLLRVDVTADGVRNARIEPILLEGYVPRGVTGSLRDRLLWELAGYSDDSFRLTDGTVRWQPTAEPPSKQPLTLRGGIQRRVRGWIASSDGTTQLGRERFVTGEFDDLDVDGDRYEGTLWRYGRESRASDQPIGPDGSGGVELVRVQANNNRAILSPRNRLPVTNDEFTLSGTYRTNADGELVLLVSWYDDTAGSSFRRRERALPSTDREWAEFSYELQRPPGATHVNVFVFLSPPDGIEVLRAAFDRLSLIEWEPPETSGGREYDVVRGPSGTTVRAVPVDGTVTWR, encoded by the coding sequence ATGCACAACACATATTTTGCTTTACCTGCGATAGCCGGTAGATTGCGACGAAGAGAACTGTTGGGGGTGGCAGGCTGTACTCTGTTCGGGCTCGCGGGCTGTTCCGGCCGGCTCCGAACGGCCGTTTCTGGTGGGGACGGGTCAACGACCGCTACCGGGACGGTGTACGACGACGACGGTGTTTCAAACGTCGCCGTCGTCGCGTATCGGGACGGGGAGCCGGTCGGGCGAACCGTGACTGCTGAGGACGGAAGTTACGAGATACGGCTCGATGGGGGGCCGGCTTGGATGGAGTTCACCCGCGAGGGGTACTCATCGGTGACTCGAGCCGTGGCGCCCGGCTCGACGGTCGACGTCCGTCTACGGCGGAAAGACGGCAGCGTGAGTATGGTCTTCGGTGGGGATGTGATGTTCGGGCGCCGGTACTACAGGCAGAACACTGACCCCCTTCAGTCACACTACCAACTCCACGGGAGTGACCGTCGGGACTCACACGGCCGGCTGCTCGGGTCCGTCGAGCCGATTTTCCGGGGCGCCGACGTCACGTCGGTCAACCTGGAGACGCCACTGACGACGGCTCCGTGGCGACACCCCTCGAAGGCGTACGTTTTCACGAGTCACCCGGTCGCCGCCGCGTCGATGGCGGATGCCGGCGTCGACTACGCCGCGCTGGCGAACACACACGCGTTCGATGCCCTCACTCCGGGACTCGAGGAGACGATCGACGCACTCGACACCGCGGGGATCGCACACTCCGGGGCCGGGTTCGACCCGGCAGCGGCGGCCGAGCCGGCGTTTCTCGATCGTGGCAACCTGACGATCGGGTTCGTCTCCGCGACCACGACCGCAGGCCAGCAGTACGAGCGTGACTGGGCAGCCGAACAGTCCGAGGAAACCTACACAGTCCAACAGGAGGGCGAGACGCTCACTGTCCCCGACGATGCGGGGGTCCTCCGTGGGACAGACGAGTCCGTCCGCGACAGCGTCCGCGTGGCGACCGAGCGAGCGGACGTCGTCGTGACACAGATCCACGGCGGCGAGGAGTACCAACGAACGCCGACAGCCGAGATCCGTGCGCTCACCGACGCCGCGATCGATGCGGGCTCGGACCTCGTCGTCAACCATCACCCGCACGTGTCCGGCGGTTTCGAGACGCGGGGAGGGGCCCTGGTCGCATGGTCGCTGGGGAACCTCTTCTTCGATCAAAACCTGTGGACGACGTACCGATCGTTGCTGCTTCGGGTGGACGTCACCGCCGACGGTGTACGGAACGCCCGGATCGAACCGATCCTGTTGGAGGGGTACGTTCCGCGGGGGGTGACTGGGTCCCTCCGGGACCGGCTACTGTGGGAACTCGCCGGCTACTCTGACGACTCGTTCAGGCTCACCGACGGCACCGTACGGTGGCAACCGACGGCGGAGCCGCCGTCGAAGCAGCCGTTGACACTCCGGGGCGGGATTCAGCGTCGCGTTCGGGGCTGGATCGCCAGTTCCGACGGGACGACCCAACTCGGGCGTGAGCGGTTCGTTACCGGCGAGTTCGACGATCTCGACGTCGACGGGGACCGCTATGAGGGGACGCTGTGGCGCTACGGGCGGGAGTCACGCGCCTCCGACCAGCCGATCGGGCCGGACGGTTCCGGCGGTGTCGAACTGGTTCGCGTACAGGCGAACAACAACCGAGCGATCCTGTCCCCGCGAAACCGCCTTCCGGTTACCAACGACGAGTTCACCCTGTCGGGGACGTACCGAACGAACGCCGACGGGGAGCTCGTCTTGCTCGTCTCGTGGTACGACGATACTGCCGGCAGCTCCTTCCGGCGGCGAGAGAGGGCGCTCCCGTCGACGGACCGTGAGTGGGCGGAGTTCAGCTACGAACTGCAACGGCCGCCGGGGGCGACCCACGTCAACGTCTTTGTCTTCCTCTCGCCGCCGGACGGTATCGAGGTCCTCCGGGCGGCGTTCGACAGACTGAGCCTGATCGAGTGGGAGCCACCCGAGACGAGCGGTGGCCGGGAGTACGATGTCGTGCGTGGACCGTCGGGGACGACAGTGCGTGCAGTGCCAGTCGACGGGACGGTGACTTGGAGATGA
- a CDS encoding 30S ribosomal protein S15 yields the protein MARMHTRRRGSSGSDAPAADEPPEWSDVDAEEIESRVVELAEQGHDPSQIGLKLRDEGVKGTPIPDVKLATGKKVTEILEENDADADLPEDLRNLMERAVRLRKHMDRNPQDAQNKRALQNTESKIRRLVNYYQGDELDADFEYDYETAEEILEG from the coding sequence ATGGCACGAATGCATACACGCCGCCGCGGGTCGTCCGGTTCGGACGCCCCTGCGGCAGACGAGCCGCCGGAGTGGAGCGACGTCGACGCCGAGGAGATCGAATCCCGCGTCGTCGAACTCGCAGAGCAGGGCCACGACCCCAGTCAGATCGGCCTGAAACTGCGCGACGAGGGCGTGAAGGGCACGCCCATCCCGGACGTCAAGCTGGCGACCGGGAAGAAAGTCACCGAGATCCTCGAGGAGAACGACGCCGACGCCGACCTCCCCGAGGATCTGCGGAACCTGATGGAGCGCGCAGTCCGCCTGCGCAAGCACATGGACCGGAACCCGCAGGACGCCCAGAACAAGCGCGCCCTGCAGAACACCGAGTCCAAGATCCGTCGCCTGGTCAACTACTACCAGGGCGACGAGCTCGACGCCGACTTCGAGTACGACTACGAGACCGCCGAAGAGATCCTCGAAGGCTAA